The genomic stretch agtcggaataacgagggtacaagagtaagaaagccggctagtcgatgctcggtgagatcctagccggaagtacaagagagcggcgagatacaaagagaataaaggaaaccctaatcttgcCGCAAGTCTGTCTGTCTATGTGGTGATGCCTTTCTttcctgtcctcaactccttatatagtctcctaggtcggttgGCTTTGACCTAATCCGTCCCCTTCGTTATGGGCCTTTTGGCTTAAAGGCCCAGTCGAGAAGACTGCTCGGCCCGAGCCGCCTGATCGTTTCCATCGGCTTCTCGTCGTTCAGCTATAGAGGTCTCGAGCCGAGTCGCGGCTCGTCAGAAGCCGTCTCCGAGCCGGTCATCCTTTGAATGGTAGTAATGGGCCTCCtattcgctgggccttgtggatggtgccaatccatccccaacagtaagtccccccctAGTTCGTTGTCGAGCAGCTGGTCGCAGCGAATTAGTGAGTTAGGGCTCGAAGAATAGGAGGTTTGATAGTCGGTTCCTTTGATTTAACCGAGGAACCGCCGGCGGAAAGAGTTCCGGATGTTCCCGAACGAACAACCGACCTATCGTACGCTCGATGCCTCAGATGAACTCCTCTGAACCGATGAATCGACTGTGCCGGTTTTTGATGTGACAGCGAACCATCACCGGTTTTCGATCGAGAAGCTGAAACGTCGCTAGGGTTTTTTGTCGGGAATCCGAAAGGTCGCGTCTGAGTGTGACGCGCGAGCCCGCCGACAGGCCCAATTAGGCCCGCTTAGGGCTAATGATGGCACCTCGTGGGAGGCGCCTTCACTCTCTCTATAAATAAGAGGTCTCTCTCGAGATCTCTCTCATTCTTCTCTCAGTTTatcaggtactttctctctctactccTTATCTCTCTAGCTTTTGCTCTCTGTTTTAGTTCCTCTACTCGATATGTCGACGAGCAAACAACTTTCTCGAGAACAAAAGGGAAAGATGATTTCGAGCACCACTGGTCCCGATAGTGATCTGGAGAGGGTTCGCGGATCCGGCGATAGCGTAGAGGAGGCTCATCGcgaggcgatgatggatacCGAGAACATGACCCGAGAGCAGCGTATGCTCGTCTCGGTAGCGATGGTTCAATCTCGCGCAGACGATGACGGAGGCGATGGCTCTCCTGACGACGGGATGACTCCCTACTGCTTCTACCCGGGAAATATTTTCGAGGAGCAGCGCCGACTCGATCCGTCGCGAGCTCGTCCCCCTGTAGTTGAGGGGCAAGACTGGAGGAACGTTTTACCGACGCGATCCACATTCGAGTCGGTGACGAAGCTGCTGAAGAGAGGCAAGGCGACCGGAGTTACATTCATAATCCCGTCAAAGACCCAAAGGCCGTGGTCCCCCCGAAGGGGTATCAGTGCGTATACGAGTCGTACTTCGAAAAGGACACGAAACTATGGTTTCCGATTCCTCGACTCGTCACCGCCTACACGATGCGCCGAGGAGTCGCTTTGAGCCAATTCTTGAATGGCGCTTGGCGTCTAGCAGTTGCGCTGATGGTGATTGGGGCGGAAGCTGGCGCTGCTCTCAGCGTCCGAGCATTTGAGGAGCTGGTCTCGGTGAAGATTAATCGAGGCCTGTTATCACTGAAGATACGCCCGAACTATAATGTGGTAACGGGCTATCCGACCAAGACGAACGACTGGCAGCGATCGTACTTCTATGTTAAGTCCGATCGCTCGGCTTTCGAGGAGCCGCTGAAGACCGGTTACCGTGTTCTTTGGAACAATGAATTTGGTATTGAATGTTCTTTAATCTTTTACTGTTTCAGACTCCTGACCAtctctttttctcttgttttgACAGTTCCTCACTCGAATACCGCGGAGTACGAGGAAGATTTCTTGGAGAGTGCTCGGATTATCGCGTCCCAGAAACAGGATTTTTGGAGAACTTCTCGTACAGGAGGATTCGTAGGTCGATTGATCGGATCAAGCGGCGtaagtttctctttctcttcttttgctcgGTTTCCTCAGGGATCCTAAGTCGCTTTCTTTTGTCTTTGCAGAGGTTTGGCGTTCGGACACCGTTCCTCTCATCACCAAAAAGTCGAAGAGAATCAACTTGTTCACCAAAGCCGAGCAGATTGAAATTAACCGAGCCAGAGCTATGAGGGAATTGCCGGATCTAAGTTTGGTGGTTGGGAAGCAACTCGGGTTCGTGGAACCGGACCAAAGCTCTAACGCAAACTCCTCTGATCCCGGGGAGCCGAGAGCGACTGAGTCGGACGGGGCTCAGCTCGTGAGAAAGTCGGGGAGCAAGAGGAAGGAGAGGGAAGGCGTTTCTTCCGAGGAGAAGCAAGCCGAGGAGACTTCCACCGGTGGGGCGCCGGATCGGAGAAGAAGCGGGCGCGCAAGGATCCCGTTGAGGTTCGGCCTTCCTCTGTGGAGAGAGGTGAGCTCCAGGCCTTGGAGCCTAGCAACAATTCTCGAGATGACGTTCTCCCGGATCCGTCTCTCGATGGTGGTCTTCAGGGGACTTCTTCTAAGGTGAAGAAGAAGTCgaaaaagaataataagaaGAGTGCCGGCGAATCCTCGGGGCACGAGATAGCGCCCAATACGGAGAAGGAAACCGTGGAGGCTCCGACTACTGCCGTTTCCCTCCCCAAGGCGGCGGTTCGTGAAGATGCCCGGGGATCGAACAGGTCCTCTCCGAAGGCTCAGGAGGGTAAGGCTGTGCCGAAGAACCTGCAGGGGTTTTGCCCGGATAAAGTGGACTTCATTTTCAAGCGGGACACTCCTCTCGTTTGTAACGAGAGAGATTGCGCTCGTTTCGTCCGCCAAGTCCGGGGAAGTAGGGAGCATCTCCCACTCGTCAAGGACTTAGTTTTCCAAGACGAGTACACCGCTGCTGCCGGTTCCTCGGTTAAGGTAAGTATAGTTTCTGCATCGCATTCGTTTCTCGTCTTTCTTCTCATTTGGTCGTCCTATCCCAACTCTTTCTTTGATGTGTTGCAGAGCCAAGGTGACTGGAACGAGGTCGTCCGCATATACGACAAAGAGCTGAAGAGGACCTATGGTGTGATTGATAGGCAACGGCGCAACACCAAGGAGGCGACTGCCGCCTTAGAGGTCATGctgaagaagaaggacgaagcgGTTATTGCAGAAGCGGCCATGAGGGATGAACTCTCCCAGAAAGAGGCGGCTATGAACAAGGAGCTGAAGCGAGCCCGGGAGTTGGTTAAAGCGCTCGAGAAAGAGAAAACCAAGCTGGCAAACGAGAAGAAGACCCTCGAGGAAGAGAAGGCGGCTGCTGCCTTAGAGCATTCCAAGGAGATGGATCGTCTCCGAGAGTCGCGCCGCTATGAGGTTACTCACGAACGGATCCGAGTAATGGCGGCGATGCATGGGAAAGCCGCCGTTCGCTTCCAGAGGATCCAGGATCGGGAGTCCCGTCGTGATAACTTTGAGGATGCGAGATGCATGCTCGGCCAGGCTCGGGGGATGAGACGTTGCCTTCAAGGGATGAAAGCGGCAGGTAAAAACATCTCTCAGGGAGATATTGATATCTACGTCGGGCAAGAGAGGCATTATGATGCGGAGGTGAAGCGTTTGATCGTAGATGATCTTCTCGAGAAGGACCTTTCTTTATCTCCTCTCGTGCTCGAGTCGAGGTTCGTTATCCAGGAGATGATGGATAAAATCGACAAATTTGGGTCGAACATGGACTTGCTCGACTCCGAGGCCGCCAAGACGCTTCGCACTCCCCTCAGAGCACCAGGGGATCGATCCGAAGAGCCGTCGAAGAGCCTTCTCGACACCGTTCAGTCGCCAGCTCGCCCTGATGCTGTTCTCCCGGGTCAAGAAGTTGCCCTTAAGGACCCTTCCGTGGCTGAGGAGACGAACAAGTCAGCTCCCGACGAACCGATCTCCAACACGCCGGTCAATATCTCCGACTCGCCGTCATTCGAGGATGCGGATTCTGGCGCGAGTGAAGGACATCTCGAGGGGCGGACTCTGGCGCGAGCGAAGAACATCCCGAGGAGGATCTTCCTGCCTTGGATTAGTATTCGATGTTTGTTGTATCTGACTTTTGGCGCTTGTGCCTTTAAAACTATTTCCTTTTCTCGGCTAAGGCCTTTTGTTGTATGAACTACTGCCTTGCTTTTTCTTCAGAccttttatgaatttttattatatatttcagtaaGTCGTTTCCACTTAGAAATATGTAaatcgtttttgtttttaaccgAGAAAGGATACATTCGAGCGGCTACTCGCGTTTGCCAGCGAGTTCCCAATTTTTCAGATAGAACAGGAAATTAGAGGCGGTTGCTCGTTCGAATCTTCTTTATTCAACTAAACTTTTACAAGTGGTTGATCAAGCGATTACAAAGAGAATCTCTAATCGTTCTATTGAATTACCGAGGAAAAGGTTCCGAGACGCATTGCAGTAACCGAGAGAACCGTTGGTCGGCCAAACCGTCGTTCTTCGGTTAGACTCGGTCTAGAATTTCCATCGGGTAGCCGGTCAATGCGTGACGCACAGGTGACGCAAGGCTGTTATTCCCTTCGACTGACGTCTGATCAAGACCCAATCGATTGATTTTGGGCGAGTGCTCGTACGCCGCTTGAAAAAGGGGTTGGCATCGTTTACTAGAAAGTGACTGTTCGTCATTCTTTCGCGAAAAagtttggactttgttttggttggggctggaccctgtgaagggatgcctacgtacctcggatgaggatcaagcctttcgtagttcgtttgaccgagtgaaagtggctgtagtagcgcattcactcggacgagtagaagtgacggttaggtgcatcta from Raphanus sativus cultivar WK10039 unplaced genomic scaffold, ASM80110v3 Scaffold0080, whole genome shotgun sequence encodes the following:
- the LOC130501013 gene encoding uncharacterized protein LOC130501013; translated protein: MFFNLLLFQTPDHLFFSCFDSSSLEYRGVRGRFLGECSDYRVPETGFLENFSYRRIRRSIDRIKRQVWRSDTVPLITKKSKRINLFTKAEQIEINRARAMRELPDLSLVVGKQLGFVEPDQSSNANSSDPGEPRATESDGAQLVRKSGSKRKEREGVSSEEKQAEETSTGGAPDRRRSGRARIPLRFGLPLWREVSSRPWSLATILEMTFSRIRLSMVVFRGLLLR
- the LOC130501011 gene encoding uncharacterized protein LOC130501011 → MLKKKDEAVIAEAAMRDELSQKEAAMNKELKRARELVKALEKEKTKLANEKKTLEEEKAAAALEHSKEMDRLRESRRYEVTHERIRVMAAMHGKAAVRFQRIQDRESRRDNFEDARCMLGQARGMRRCLQGMKAAGKNISQGDIDIYVGQERHYDAEVKRLIVDDLLEKDLSLSPLVLESRFVIQEMMDKIDKFGSNMDLLDSEAAKTLRTPLRAPGDRSEEPSKSLLDTVQSPARPDAVLPGQEVALKDPSVAEETNKSAPDEPISNTPVNISDSPSFEDADSGASEGHLEGRTLARAKNIPRRIFLPWISIRCLLYLTFGACAFKTISFSRLRPFVV